The proteins below are encoded in one region of Bacillota bacterium:
- a CDS encoding sensor histidine kinase → MQNFRWKWIGYYAFGSAVIVSFCLVMVGVTLNFHNINLEPGAMVTLVLAAVTTAVVAGAIFGFQFSRSLHNKINEITLGVKTLAYGDLSFRLPFIDDRDLGEIATAFNEMADRIDAQVGSLQTLAQENEALIQQARSLAVTEERQRLAQELHDAVSQQLFAISLTSASAAKIFEQNPQRAAELLRHIEKSAVKAQAEMRALLLQLRPQTLEELNLADAARSLADELTAKMPIKCHLELADIDLPPHIENHLYRILQEGLANVLRHSQASQVQIKLESLDSGRRVRLTIEDDGVGFSEADIHHTSYGIRTIKERAHQLGGTAEWITIPGRGTRLEIRIPIRKQVES, encoded by the coding sequence ATGCAGAACTTTCGCTGGAAATGGATCGGATATTACGCTTTCGGCAGCGCTGTAATTGTTTCATTCTGCTTGGTCATGGTAGGTGTCACTTTAAATTTCCACAACATTAATCTGGAACCTGGCGCTATGGTCACGCTGGTTCTAGCTGCAGTCACGACCGCAGTTGTTGCGGGTGCTATTTTTGGCTTTCAATTTTCCCGCAGTCTCCACAATAAGATCAATGAGATTACTTTAGGAGTCAAAACTCTTGCTTATGGCGATCTAAGCTTCCGACTCCCTTTCATTGACGATCGCGATTTAGGAGAAATAGCAACAGCTTTTAACGAAATGGCCGACCGCATTGATGCTCAAGTAGGTTCTCTCCAGACATTGGCTCAAGAAAACGAAGCGCTGATTCAGCAGGCTCGTTCACTGGCTGTTACCGAAGAACGCCAGCGATTGGCTCAAGAGCTGCACGATGCAGTCAGCCAGCAGCTGTTTGCAATTTCTCTAACCAGCGCTTCCGCAGCCAAGATCTTCGAGCAGAATCCGCAGCGGGCCGCCGAACTGCTCCGACATATTGAAAAATCCGCTGTAAAAGCCCAAGCTGAAATGAGAGCTCTCCTTCTCCAGCTTAGGCCGCAAACCCTCGAAGAGCTAAATCTGGCCGATGCGGCCCGCTCCTTAGCAGATGAACTGACCGCAAAAATGCCTATAAAATGCCATCTAGAACTTGCTGACATCGATTTACCGCCGCACATTGAGAATCACTTATACCGGATTCTCCAGGAAGGACTGGCTAATGTGCTTAGACATTCTCAGGCGTCTCAGGTGCAAATTAAACTCGAAAGTCTTGACAGTGGGCGCCGAGTTCGCTTAACCATCGAAGATGATGGAGTAGGTTTCAGTGAAGCAGATATTCATCACACTTCTTATGGTATTCGCACCATCAAAGAAAGAGCTCACCAGCTGGGCGGAACAGCAGAGTGGATTACAATTCCCGGCAGAGGAACCAGACTGGAAATCAGAATTCCAATCAGAAAGCAGGTGGAAAGTTGA
- a CDS encoding response regulator transcription factor, giving the protein MRKDTIKVLVVDDHEMVRLGLISYLETEADITIIGEAENGEAAIKFCETQVPDVILMDLIMEPVNGVEAAKQILSKNPQIKIIVLTSFIDESLIIPALEAGAISYLLKTAKADEIVNAIRCAVNNQAIIEPAAAVKVLQSMRREPKPHESLTNRELEVLKLIGNGKTNQEIADTLFIGIKTVKTHVSNILSKIGCEDRTQAAIYANRNGLV; this is encoded by the coding sequence TTGAGAAAAGATACCATTAAAGTTCTGGTGGTTGATGATCATGAAATGGTGCGGCTGGGATTAATCTCCTACTTGGAAACAGAAGCAGATATTACTATTATTGGCGAAGCAGAAAACGGGGAAGCTGCGATCAAATTCTGCGAAACCCAGGTTCCCGATGTTATATTAATGGATTTAATTATGGAACCGGTAAACGGAGTGGAAGCAGCCAAACAGATTTTAAGTAAAAATCCCCAGATAAAAATAATCGTGCTGACAAGCTTCATTGATGAGTCCCTCATTATTCCAGCTTTAGAAGCGGGGGCGATCAGCTATCTTCTGAAAACTGCAAAAGCAGATGAAATCGTCAATGCGATCCGCTGCGCGGTTAATAATCAAGCGATTATCGAGCCAGCAGCAGCTGTAAAAGTGCTGCAATCAATGCGAAGAGAGCCTAAACCCCATGAGTCATTGACCAACCGCGAGCTGGAAGTACTGAAGCTGATCGGAAATGGCAAGACTAATCAGGAAATCGCTGATACTCTTTTTATTGGAATAAAAACTGTTAAAACTCATGTATCTAATATTTTGTCGAAAATAGGATGCGAAGATCGAACTCAAGCCGCTATTTACGCTAATCGCAACGGGCTTGTGTAA
- a CDS encoding NCS2 family permease → MENFFKLKENGTNVRTEVLAGFTTFFAMAYIIMVNPDILSQTGMPWGAVFLSTIIASIIGTLVMGLFANVPYAQAPGMGLNAFFTFTVVFALGFKWQEALAMVFLCGVINILITVTRIRKLIIKAIPESLQNAIGGGIGIFIAYLGFVNIGLFNFGAGVPELVSLNSASILLALFGIALTVVLLIRKVPGAIFIGIIVTTLLGIPFGVTELGDTISFSEALSQLPETFGAAFGNPGLLSLFSDASKIPMVLMTIFAFSLADTFDTIGTFIGTGRKSGIFSEEDQQALETSTGFKSKMDKALFADATATSIGAIFGTSNTTTYVESAAGIGAGGRTGLTSVVVAALFLLSAFFAPVISAIPSAATTPALVIVGIMMLSAFSEINWTNFEDAVPAFFAGIFMALCYSISYGIAAGFIFYCIVKVFKNEAKEIHPVLWVSTILFILNFIVLAKL, encoded by the coding sequence ATGGAGAACTTTTTCAAGCTGAAAGAGAATGGTACAAATGTGCGTACTGAAGTTCTCGCCGGATTTACCACATTCTTTGCCATGGCCTACATTATCATGGTAAATCCAGACATCTTGTCTCAAACTGGAATGCCGTGGGGTGCAGTATTTCTATCAACAATCATAGCTTCAATTATCGGCACTCTGGTTATGGGTCTGTTCGCCAATGTACCATACGCTCAAGCTCCAGGTATGGGCTTAAACGCATTCTTTACTTTTACTGTAGTTTTTGCACTCGGTTTCAAATGGCAGGAAGCACTTGCAATGGTATTCCTCTGCGGTGTAATTAACATTCTCATTACTGTTACCCGCATCCGCAAACTGATCATTAAGGCGATTCCAGAAAGCCTACAAAATGCCATCGGCGGTGGAATCGGTATCTTCATTGCATACCTTGGATTTGTTAACATTGGACTTTTCAACTTTGGCGCCGGCGTTCCGGAACTTGTCTCGCTTAACTCAGCAAGTATTTTACTTGCGCTCTTCGGAATTGCATTAACAGTTGTCCTGCTGATCAGAAAAGTTCCTGGGGCAATCTTTATCGGTATTATTGTTACCACACTTCTGGGAATTCCGTTTGGCGTAACTGAACTTGGCGACACCATCAGCTTTTCCGAAGCCTTATCCCAGCTCCCAGAAACATTTGGCGCTGCTTTCGGCAACCCAGGATTGCTGTCACTGTTCAGCGATGCCAGCAAAATTCCTATGGTTCTGATGACTATCTTCGCTTTCAGCTTAGCAGACACATTTGACACAATCGGTACTTTCATCGGTACTGGACGCAAGTCCGGAATCTTCTCCGAAGAAGACCAACAGGCTTTAGAGACCAGCACCGGATTTAAGTCAAAAATGGATAAAGCGCTGTTTGCTGACGCTACAGCAACTTCCATCGGAGCAATCTTCGGTACATCCAATACCACCACTTATGTTGAGAGTGCAGCCGGAATCGGAGCAGGTGGACGCACCGGTTTGACCAGTGTAGTAGTTGCAGCCCTCTTCTTACTCAGCGCATTCTTTGCACCGGTAATCAGCGCAATTCCGTCAGCTGCTACCACTCCAGCTCTAGTTATTGTCGGTATCATGATGCTTTCCGCATTCAGCGAAATCAACTGGACCAACTTTGAAGATGCTGTTCCTGCATTCTTTGCCGGAATCTTCATGGCACTCTGCTACAGCATTTCTTACGGTATTGCTGCAGGATTTATCTTCTACTGCATCGTTAAAGTATTTAAGAACGAAGCAAAGGAGATTCACCCCGTTCTCTGGGTATCAACAATACTGTTTATCCTAAACTTCATCGTTTTAGCTAAACTATAA
- a CDS encoding tryptophan transporter, with protein MSLYDLVLAALLLGIGLILHAVFPGIFAGMKPDFSLIMLFVILMLTADKRVGFIAGIATGIITALTTTFPMGEIPNVIDKLVTTAAVLAMLRIVPKKVLVPVVGVVGTLVSGITFLTSAAVIAELPASFTSLMGMVVLPAAAINTVGLFLLYPIAVKLYAINKAGSRITTAPTEK; from the coding sequence ATGAGTTTGTACGATTTAGTGTTGGCTGCTCTGTTGTTGGGAATTGGTTTGATTCTGCATGCTGTTTTCCCCGGGATCTTTGCGGGAATGAAACCTGACTTTTCCTTGATTATGCTGTTTGTGATCTTGATGCTGACAGCAGATAAACGTGTCGGGTTTATCGCGGGAATTGCAACGGGAATTATTACTGCGCTGACGACCACCTTTCCGATGGGTGAGATACCGAATGTGATTGATAAGCTGGTAACTACAGCTGCGGTGCTTGCAATGCTGCGGATTGTACCGAAAAAAGTACTAGTACCTGTGGTAGGAGTTGTCGGTACTTTAGTGAGCGGCATTACATTTTTGACTTCCGCAGCAGTAATAGCGGAGCTGCCCGCATCATTTACTTCATTAATGGGTATGGTGGTGCTTCCAGCAGCGGCTATTAATACGGTCGGACTGTTTCTGCTGTATCCGATAGCAGTTAAGTTATACGCTATCAATAAGGCGGGTTCCCGTATTACAACTGCACCTACTGAGAAGTAA
- a CDS encoding thioredoxin family protein gives MAFTLELGHKAPDFSLPATDGKTYSLSDFDHAKYLVIFFTCNHCPYVVGSDEVTRRTAEKFRNHGVVFVGINSNSEKTYAEDSFEHMVKRMEEQKFPWVYLRDQSQEVALAYGALRTPHFYVFDEERKLVYTGRGVDNPKDASRITVNDLDNALSQLVAGEEITTPITNPIGCNVKWHDKPPHWMPPEACDLVF, from the coding sequence ATGGCGTTTACTCTGGAGTTAGGACACAAGGCACCAGATTTCAGTTTGCCTGCTACTGACGGGAAAACCTATTCTTTAAGCGACTTTGATCATGCAAAATATCTCGTGATTTTCTTTACCTGCAATCACTGTCCATATGTAGTTGGATCCGATGAAGTTACCAGGCGGACTGCCGAAAAATTCCGGAATCATGGTGTAGTCTTTGTGGGAATAAATTCAAACAGCGAAAAAACCTACGCAGAGGACTCTTTTGAACACATGGTTAAGCGGATGGAAGAGCAGAAATTCCCCTGGGTCTATCTCCGCGACCAGAGCCAAGAGGTAGCTCTGGCCTACGGAGCACTACGCACACCTCATTTTTATGTCTTTGACGAAGAGCGGAAGCTCGTGTACACAGGCCGCGGGGTTGATAATCCCAAGGATGCCAGCAGAATCACAGTGAACGACTTAGATAATGCCCTGAGTCAGCTGGTTGCTGGAGAAGAAATAACAACACCTATTACCAACCCAATCGGATGCAATGTCAAATGGCATGATAAACCTCCTCACTGGATG